GGAGGATTTTCTCGCATGAGAAAACTAAGATTTCACGAAAGTGGTCGCCGTCCGATCACGCCTTGAGCGCATCTTCATTGAGTCGGTGAAGAATTCTGCTCACACATGTCTCCTTGACCGCGTCCGCATCATACTCGACCATAACATCTTCACCTGTGAACCGGTCTTGCGTATGCCTGTAAGGATGACGACGAGTCTCCACCACTACAACCAGCTGCCCATTAACTCGGTGCATCACCAGACTCGGCCGTCCTTTGACAGTTCGAGCCACGGTCGGCGCTCAATAAGGAGAGCGGATGGGTAGGTGGCAGACGAGTCTTCAAAGTCGGCACGAGTACGCAATAACGGTTGGCGTGTACTATGCCGCGAGGTTCATGTCTGATTTTACCCGCGGAGACATAGCCGATTTTCGAGTAACACGAGAAACGGAGGACAAGTCCAAATGGGATGATCTTGAGTTCCAAATTACCCGTCAGAAAATCACTACCTTTCATCGATATCAAGTGAAGGATCAAAAAACTCCGCTGGATCAGGTCGAATTCACGGAGATGCTGCGGGAGGTGCACACATCTAAACAGCGGAGATACGAATTCTTTGTGTCGACTTTGGTAAAGATTCCGGGGTTTGGATCACTCGTTGAGTTGCAGAAGATTTGTGAACGACTGTCAAAACCGAATGCAGAAATTGGACTAATTCAAAAGAGTTTTCATCGAGAAGAAAAAAAGTTCGTTGAGGGGATACGTGCTGCGCTTGATGTAGAAATCGAAGAAGTTATGGCCATCTGCCAACGGCTCTCCATAAGGTCTGCAGATGAAAGGCACCTTCGCGATCATGCAGCGGATCTACTTAGAGAACTTGGCGCGGAGGAGCCGCTCACTGCCTCCGCACTACTTCGCGAGAGTTTGAGGGGTTTAGATGGCGCATCTCATCACACTCTCTCTGAGTTTTTCAAGATCCTGGATTTGGAAACGCCTTCCATAATTAACGTTAGCAAGTTAAGGGAACGAACAGAAGAAATTGCCACCAAGTTAATCAATCAGAAGTGGAAAGCCGTCCGTGATGGGGATCCAATACTCTTGCCGCTGCGGACGGCGACCCTCATTACTCGAACCGAAGAAAGTGCTCGACCGATTGACCTATCTGTGGCCGCACTTGGGTGTCGCCGAATGGTAATCGTTGGCCCCCTTGGTAGTGGAAAGAGCACAACCGCTGCTCAACTTGCCAGAACAATCCAGCACGATAGTCCAGATGAATGGGTAGGGCTCGTTCATGCCTCTGAATTGACTCATAAGAGAAGCGCAGAACCTTTTGATTTGTTGGACATCCTCCATTTTATTTATTTCAACGGTGGTGGTTCGGACTTGGGAAAGCCTCCGCTAGCGGTTGTTGTAGATGGCTTCGACGAACTTGGTCCAGCAGACCAACAAAAGCTCAGGTCCCGATTGGATAAGTCGAATATCACCCACGTAGCCATAATGTCACGACCGCTCGACGTTCGCTCATACCAAGCATCGGGTTGGGACTGCGCCAGTTTGCGCCCGCTCGCAAAAGAGGAGATGAAACAGCTACGCCTTGCAGAATTTGAGGCGATCAACAAGGGAATGGAGAGCCAGGCCGGGTATCTAGGTGAAACTCCCTCAGCTTTAGAAGGACTTCCGGCAACACCACTTACTGCCCGACTCATGTTGGAGTCCAATCGCCGGAACCTCTCCAACACTGGGTTTCAGACACTGGGCGATTTGCTCTACAATCTGTTGCACACACGTCTAGGGGACTGGGACTCCGCGGCTGGACAACTGGAGGGCAGCGAATTCACAGCAGAGTTCCCTCAGCCTGATCAGCGGATGAATGTCTTCGGAGTTTTGGCCCTGCAGGGGAAAATCAGTCTTCCCATCTCCAAGGCTCTGAAAGTCTTGGAGGCGAAACTAACCCCAAAAGTTGCTGCCTCAGCAGTTGATGAATTCATCCAACGGGGGTTGTTGGTAGAAGAGACGAAGGGTCGAGTAGATTTTCCTCTGGAAGCTATTCGCGAATTTTCAGCAGGATGGGCTGCATCCCAATCCGATGAGGCTCTGAGCAATTTGGCTTGGCGCGAGTTTGCTTTCGCATGCTGCGCACTCCGACGACGAGAAGAATTGGACGGGGATGTGCTCGTTGGCATGTTTGCCAAAAATGCCGCAAAAATTGGACTGACTGAGACGTGCTATGCCGTTGCTGAGACAGACGACAGGGGCCTCGCCGAACAACTTTGGATTGCGGTCAACGAAGGGCGAATGAGCCGTTGCATAAGACGCTTTCCGATCCGGGAAGGTGAATGGTCTGAAGCCGTTGCACGCGCATTGTATCTCGGTGGTGAGACAGGATTCGATTGGTTCTGGGGTGCCTATTTAGACCCGCGCTATCCGCTCAATGACGAAGATTTTTGGGTGGTTGAAGGAGTCTTGCCGCGCTGGATCGCACAGCACGAAGTGCTACCCAACTATGCGAGCGAAAAGCTCATGCTGCTCGCGAGAACGTTGTTGGTGACACACCAAGGTTCAATTTCGCTGTTGCCTGCACTAGCGACGGTCGTACCCGAGGTGTTTGATCCAATAGAGCGTCGCTGGTTTCAATTTCATGCTCTGGCATCTCAATCACTCCGCCAGTTTCCACAAAGAGCACTAGAGTCTTGTTTGACGGAAGACCAGGAGTTGACGCTCGCAGTTGCGGCGATTTGTCCGTATGCCCCTGATGTCTTGGAATGGTGGTTGTCTAGATTTAAGGAACCGCCGCCAGTCGAACTTGTGTGTCGCTTGTTTGGGAAGAACTTCGACCCCGATAGACGAGCGAATCTGTTTAGTAAGATCGAAAAATTGGTCGGTTGTGAGGGATTTCAAGCTGTGGCGCGATTGGCCGCGGCGGATAACAGCCCTCTCGCAAGTGTGGAACTCTTTCGACGAGGTGAACGAGATTTTGATTTTCTGCTGCCTGGACTCGAACATGGGATCCATGACGGTGGGTACGTCGCGGAAGCTGCTGAGATTTACGCGCTGCTGGTACGTTCTCAACCAGATGGAGCGACTTGGCTCTCCCACCGTATGGGCGAAAAGTGGTGGAATGGCATGTCGACCCACTGGGAAATTCTCCTGGGTCTGCTGAAGCCAAGCGACGACAGTCTGGTAAACACACTCGTCAAAGCCATGAGTGGAACAACTTCCTTCACCCTCAGCCGCCGGCCAGATCTCATCTCACGAATTCAGAGCCTTCTCCAGTGCGGTAATGCGGCTACGATCGAAAACGACCTCCGAACCTTCCTTTCGTCACCAAACCAGTTTGAACGATACGCGGCGGCTTTTCTTCTCACCATCCCGCATTTTTCAGAATTTGCCCGTAGAATCGGATTAGAGCGATTGCTTGATTTTCGCGCCAATCCAGTCATTTGGAATAACGAGTTGGACGAATATTTGCTCACACAGAAGTATTCAAGTGCCGAGCTACTCTCCTTGGAGAGCATTGCTGTGTCTGGACCGGACGAGCCCGCAGCTCTAGCAGCCGCAATTCTACTTGTTAATGAGCAGAAACTAAGTGACGAACTTCGCCAAAGAGTCATTCGACTATCACTCTCCTACAAGTGGCCGTTTAGCTGCAGGGAATTGGTAGGAAAGACTATTTCGCGGGAAGAAGCCCACGGGGCGTTCATTAAACTAGTGCAGGAGAATGGACCACTATCCGATATCGCCGCCGACAAGCTTCTCACAGAGTATGACTTGTCTGATGATGTGCAAAAGCGTTGCATCGCCGTAGTGTTTGAATCCGTCTTCCGTGCTTCAACGTGGGAACAAGTTGAAGCCTTGGTTAGCGATAGCGAATTCATCCAACAGTCCGAAGCACTTCCATTCGACTCACCATCCCGATTGTTGGCGTCAAGTGTCCGTTCCGCATTATCGTCCAATGCAAGCACAAGTCGGATAGGATGGCGTCAGTTGGTATGGAGCGCGGTGAAGCAAGACGATCTCCGAATGATGAATGTTTCCGCGGCTCCGTTGCATTTACTTCAGATCGGTCAAGAGTTTCCGACCGTTGGGGACGCTATCGGAGAAGCAGCTACTGCGTTGCTCGGTGAGCTTGACTGGGACCAAGTCGGACCTGAAAGTTTACATTGGCTAGGTGTGCTATCGGATGAATTCGGAGACCTTTCGCTGAAGGTTGTAGAGCAACTGTTAAAAATCAAACCAATCAATCCAAAGGGACAGGGAGCGCTGTATGCACGCCGAGGTGAAGATTTTGTGGTCATTCCTCACGATCGTTGGGAGGTTCCTCAAACCGAGCAACTGAGCCCACCAACGTCCTCATCTTTGCGAGATATTGCCAAGTCAGAGACCCATAATGTTCCGTTGCGTTGGGGGCTAATCCTCGACTGGGATCTTCTTAGGCAAGAAATCCTCACGCAGGATGTGGAAGTTCTTGTTTCGGCGAGTCCAATAGGTGCATTGCTGGCGTCTGCACTTAGCTTCATCCTTGACCAACAATTTGACCCAGCAACAGTCTCCGCAATTCAAGCCCAAGGTCGTTGTCGTTTTGCCTTTCACAACGACAACCGAGATACATCACTTTTTCTAACCCTCAGTAGAGCTGCGCTTCGCAGGACTGAAAATAGCGAAGCTGTAGTGAAAGAAATGCTCAATCGTCTGCGCCAGAAGGACCGGTTCGGACGTCCATCACTTAGTTTGTTGACAGGCTTGGCGGAACTCTCTCCCAAAGACTTACCGATTTCCGTAGCTCTTGAGGCAATTGGGGAAGAACCCACAAGAGCTGCCACTAAACTCCTACTGGAACTCTTGGCACTCGACGACGCCACACTTGCAGCCCATCACGACTTCATCAACCGAACCATCAAAAGGTTGGATGTCAAATATAGCCACCCTTTCGTTGACCCTTTTGTTCTATTTGCCTTACCAGCACTTCTCAGGCGAGAGCTGCTTCACCCGTCCACTGCAGAAACAGCTGCCCGGGTAGTCTTTCAAGGGACAGTACTCACTCTTAACAATCCCAATCTGGGTCACCGAACTGGTGTCGAAATAGAGAGCCTTACAGAACGGATCCACCCGCAGGTGTGTAGTTGTTGGCGAAAATTGATGGTAGGTGATCCCAAACTGTCATTGGTTGCCACGCTTCTCCAGCGATCGACGATTCAGAATTAGTCAGCCGCTGATCTGAGAGAAGCAGTCAGTCATTGGCGGCACATTAAGAGGTTTTTGGCGAGAGATAGAAAGCATGGATGTTAATCAGAATGCAGTGATTTTGTGGCGCAGACTTATTGCTGTGCGAAGTATTTATCAACAAGTTCAGCGTCTACCAACGGAGATATCTCGTGCCGTGAGCTCCGTGACTGGTGTCACGCATTCCAGCCTCCTCGATGAGTATCCAAACCCCGAAGAAGAAGACTTCCTGAAAAGGCTGGAAGGAAACTTCGCGGTTTTCGAGGAAGAACTTGCTACATGCTTGAGGGAAGAAGTGGTCAGGAGCGTTCAAGGTTCCCACTCACCAAAATTGCTATCTTTGCTTCGGAGTTTGGAGCAACAGGCGTTTGATGACTTGGAAAAGCTGGACATGGGTACTTCCAAGGCTGAGGCATTTTTGTTGGCCCATCGTGATCAGTTCTACTACAATTTTACGGCATCATATTCAGTTGCGGCATACTTTGCTGACTCGCTTGAGGAGACACGGCGATTGATTATTGGCGACTGGAAGCAGCTGATGAGAGAAAAGAAAGCTCAAGGTAGTCAATATGATACACTGATATTCTGGCGTCAGGGTCAAGACGGTCGAATCAACGCGGAACGCTTCCGATTTCTTGAATCAGCTGAGATCACTGACTTCAGGGATTTGGAGGCAGAGATTATTCGTACGTTTCGACGGCCGCTCCACCCCATTCACGACCTTTGGTTTATTGGCAAATGCTCAGCTCTAGAACATCACATCCGCTCTTATATTGATGTTGCATTGGATGAGATTTTGGAAAGTTTTGAGTCCACAGGATACGAGCGGGATTTCGGAAATTTTCCAAACGGGGGGATGGTATTGGGGACTGCATTTGGCGCATATGCACTTGCACGCTTCGGCCGAATTTCAATACATCGCAACGCACGTGACAAAGCTCTCAACTGGCTCGTCGGGCAACAACATCCCTCTGGTGCTTGGGGCCATATCGAATTGGACAAGGCTAAGACCACTTACCACCCAGACATTTGGGTAACATTGGTGGTCCTTGAGGCGCTCAGGTTGGCCCATTTTGAGGCTCAGCACACGATAGCCTCGGGCGTATCCTGGCTTCTCGCACAACAACACACAGATGGAGCTTGGTATGGTGAAAAAGCCCCTGTTCCCAGTGATGCACTTACCCTCGCAATTTTCGAGTATTTACAGGACGCTTCGGCCGGTGCGGTAAAAGGACAACCGTTGAATCAGCTTGGCCACGATTTGCTACAGCGTTCCCGGGAGTTTTTGTTGGAGGATCGCGCCAACTCGCTACGCTTGGCCGTTATGACGGCACATCAAGGTCTCGAGATGTTGCTTTATAGCTGGCTAGGTGCTCTAAACATCCGTACCATCGATAATAACGCTTCGTTGGGCGTCAGAATCGCCACGAAGAAGATTAGAGAAGCCTTCTACACAAAAAAGCGGCTAAATCAGGGGCATCTCATGCCCTACGAGAGTGAGATCGAACGGCTTGCATACTTTCGAGATGAAGTTGTTCATAAAGGTGCAGCTGTTCCTGCGCAAGAAGGGTTTCATCTGATTGGATGCATCATGAAATTCGTGAAGTGGGCAGAAAACGAGCTTGAGGCGGTTGTTTAGAACAAGTCGCCTTGGACGAGCTTCAGTTCGTGCACGATCCAGTTTCCAAGGCTGCGGGCTCGTTTTGTTACCGTTTCACCCTGGAGTCTTGTACGAGCGCGAATCACCTTCTCAGCGGCTTTATCCATGTTTGAAATGGATTTATACAGAGCCAATACTTCCTTGATCACGGCCCATTCGCGGAAGGCTTCCCGTGCAATGGGAAGTCGTCGGTCGGAGTTGATAACAAACTCTCGCCCCATTGCTGATAGGCCACGATCTTCCATGATGAGTCCCACCTGTTTGCCCAATCGCGTATAGCGGTCCACCGTGCGAATAGTCTTCACACCCAGGTACCAGCGCAATTTATCTTTATCCTTGAGGTTAAGCGCGATGCCTTCCAGAAGCCGGGTGAGCATCACCAACTGGTGCGCATCAGGGATGACCAACTCTTCCTCTTCCTCCTCCGACACTCGCAATCGGCCAGGCAACGAAGAACGATAGGCAGCCTCATTGTAGCTATCCATTTCCTGAATCGGCTGAGCTTCGCTGTAGAACACGGATTCATGTTGACCTGCTTCAATGGCTTCAACAACCCGTGCGAAGGCAGCTTTCCGGATTTGTGGGAGCAACTTTTCGAGCACTTCTGTCTGACTTTCCAGCCCTGTGATGAAGTCATTGCCGAAACCAGAAAGAGTCAATCCAACGGCGTCAACGAAGCCCAAATCACTGGCCAATTCTGAGGTGCTGGAACGCCAAGATTCGTCAAAATTGGCCAACGACCATTCCTTAATCCGAGCAACAATTACCCTGGGTTCACGAATCCCAAAGTGGAGCGCGTAAAGGTATTCGCGTAACGCCACAAGTTGCTCTAAACCTGACCGCTCAGGACGAACATTCAACTTGCCTTCTTCACGCTTGGAGGGGCGAAGCTCCAGCACGTTGTCTGGCGTTGGCGATTCTTCATCGCTCGAATCCAGGTCATCGTCGTCCACAATCTCATCATCTTCGAACATGTCTTCTGGTGGGACGAGGTTGCGAAGGATGGTTTCGCGGTTGCGGACTTCGTGGGGATGTGAGGTGGCGAAGGTGGTGCGGGCGGCTTCTTCGTCGGGGCTCAAGAGGCGGAATTCGATGCCTTGTTTTTTGGAGAGGCGAAGTTCCATTTCCCAGATTTCGGCAGGGAAGTTGGACCAAAGGCCGGATTCCAAGATGGTCATGGTGGGGACGAGTTTTTTGTTGGTGCCGCGGCCCATGCGGCGCTCTGCTTCTTTCTCGACTCCCGCAATGGCATCCAATGCGTGGTCGCGCAAATAGGCTTCGCGATGAGGGATGTCGCCACCATCGTTCACGTTGCGGCCGCCCGGGCGGTAGGGGGCTTCGGTGATTTTGAAGTCGGCTTGGATTTCATCCTGGAGGCGAAGTTCCCATGCCCTGGCGCGCTCGGCGTGGTAGCGCCAGAAGCATCCGTGGGCCACGCCAAGTGACGGGTCTTCCTGACACTTTTTATCCACGCGCGTCGGCCAATAACGCATCGCCAAATGCGACCAATCATAGTCCTTCTTACCGCTCGCCTGCGCCAATTCCTTCCACCACTTTTTGGGGTCTTTCCACTGCGGCTCCAGAAGGGGCCACAGGGCAGCGGAGTTGATCATCACACCATCATCAAGGGTTGGGTCGTAAACCGCGTCAATTTCGCGCTCAGGGCATTTGGCGTCCGTGGGCGGTGCACCGCGCTCGGCGCATGCCTCCACGTTCTGAATAAATTCTTCGAGCTCAGTTTTTGCTTTGGTGAGTCTATCGAATTCTTTTTCGGCTGCGGATGCCGTCTTTTTATCGGGGTTATTGCGTGCGGCACGCAAATCATTCAGCGCGCCGTCAATCCGATTCATGGTGGGGTGCAAGTGATCGGCGAGCAGGACGCGGAGGGTGTTTGCGCCCATGCGGTGGATGTTGACCCAGGCCACAAATGTTTTGTTGCTTGATGAGAGCGGCCAGTGGATGGGGCGGTTTTCGTACATTTGCCGATGAATATCTTTGAAAAAATCATTGGCGAGCCATTCGCGAAGACTTTTTTTGGAATTAATTTCCGCCCCGAATTCCGCCCATTTTTGGTGAATAATTTTTGCGGCGTTATGACCTAAGCCATCGCGAAAATGATCTTTTTCGAGCGTCGTATCCAGGAAGAGGATGGCGTGTGGGAGTGCATTTGACAGGTCATCTTTTGCTGGGTCGAGGATGCCTTCCCCATGAGCGCCGAAGCGGCCGAGGGCCACGCCAAGCGCAAAACTCAGATGGTCGGTGGGTGGCTCCGGATCGAGTTCTTCGAAATATTCTGGGAGTGGTTCGTCATTTTCACGATCGACTGCGATTTGCGCCCACTCTTGGACATGTTTCCATGGTGACGGCCCCGGTTTTTTGAACTCCACAGAGGGTTCGCGATGTGCTTCGTGGAGACTACCGGAGAGTTCGAGAACGCCAAAGATGTTTGACGACTTCAGATCTCGTTGGAAAGGTAGTCGCGCAAGGTCACCGACTGTAAAGTGAATTGTTGGATTTAGACTTGATGCTATCTCGCGAGATTCCCGCGAGTTGAGAAGACATAATATCGCTGCGCTCTCTTCTCCAAACACTGTGCGAGCCATATCACCAAAGATTGAGGGAAAGCGATGCCAACGACCACTGAATGTCCCCCCTAGTGTTTGAATGGCCACACCTTGCTTCATATAGAATGCCTCGTTCTGAGGTCTCGCCGCCAAGGTCTTGGATTCGGCACCAACTCGAATCTCCAGTCCACGACAACGCCAATTGATAATCCAGCTAAGTGGTTCATGCCAGACCCGGCCCTCGCCACCCTTTATGAATGGTAGCCAAAGCTTACATGACGAAAGATCGCTGACGGTTGGAGCAAGTGGGACTGCTCTCTTGTTTACTTCCCAAGGCAGCCGGATGGTTCTGTCATTGTTCCCCGTGCAAAGCCCTTGCTTAACTTGATACAGGTCTCCAATGGTTCTGGATTCCCCATATGTGGTTAGTCGCGTCTCGTCCCACCAGTAGACGAGGGGCCATTCGGGGACGACTCTGAGAGCGAGCGGATCAAAGGTGTGGCGACCTTCGTGGCAAAGGGTGGCGGCTCGCTTTCGTTGTGTTCGTGCACGATCATACGAGTTGTCATCTGGTGCTGTTGGCTGAAGCGCAATACTCTGGTCAGGCCGATGTGTCGATCGATGAACTACACTCACGACAACGCTCAGCACATCGTTGGGTACTTCGTCAAAAGCACCGACAGCAAAGTCGCCCAGTCCACGCAGGTCAAATGTACCGAATATGTGCTGACGCAGCCCTGAATATTGCTTGATGAACATCCAGTTGCGCATCGTGAGCATCGAAGACACACCGCCCTCGCGCACAAGCTCCAGCCCACGAAGCAAAAATGCGGCGTAAAGATCGGCTTTGCCGAGCGGGTAATTCTTGGTGATGTAGGTCGTATCCTCCATCTTCGAAGTGCCCTGATAAGGTGGGTTTGCGACCACCAAATCGTATGTACCTTCGCGCACCATACGCACAAATCGAACGCCCGCGGCGAGCTGTTGGCCGCGGAGTCGAAGTCCCAGATCGTCGCCTCGTGTGTGGGCTTTTAGGAACTTCTCAAGGCGGTCCAAGAGGGTCTCGCGCGCCTGTTCGGGGGCGAGTGATTGCCGAGGTTGTTTGGGTGCAAAGCCGCCTAAAAGATCGCCCTGGTCGGGGATCGCTTTGCCGAGCTCGTATTTGGTCAGCGCCTCGTCCACCGTCGTGTTGATTTTGAGGAGCGAGCCAAGGTGGTCGGCACCCCTGAGTGCGTGGACCAACGTATCTGTGAGCGCGGCCGGGATGCCGGTCTCTTGCTCAACTTCTTCGCGAAGTTGCACGAGCGCCGGATCGTCATCCGCCAGGCTCGCCAGGCTCAAGTTGGACGCCACCAGATT
This Microvenator marinus DNA region includes the following protein-coding sequences:
- a CDS encoding NACHT domain-containing protein, which encodes MSDFTRGDIADFRVTRETEDKSKWDDLEFQITRQKITTFHRYQVKDQKTPLDQVEFTEMLREVHTSKQRRYEFFVSTLVKIPGFGSLVELQKICERLSKPNAEIGLIQKSFHREEKKFVEGIRAALDVEIEEVMAICQRLSIRSADERHLRDHAADLLRELGAEEPLTASALLRESLRGLDGASHHTLSEFFKILDLETPSIINVSKLRERTEEIATKLINQKWKAVRDGDPILLPLRTATLITRTEESARPIDLSVAALGCRRMVIVGPLGSGKSTTAAQLARTIQHDSPDEWVGLVHASELTHKRSAEPFDLLDILHFIYFNGGGSDLGKPPLAVVVDGFDELGPADQQKLRSRLDKSNITHVAIMSRPLDVRSYQASGWDCASLRPLAKEEMKQLRLAEFEAINKGMESQAGYLGETPSALEGLPATPLTARLMLESNRRNLSNTGFQTLGDLLYNLLHTRLGDWDSAAGQLEGSEFTAEFPQPDQRMNVFGVLALQGKISLPISKALKVLEAKLTPKVAASAVDEFIQRGLLVEETKGRVDFPLEAIREFSAGWAASQSDEALSNLAWREFAFACCALRRREELDGDVLVGMFAKNAAKIGLTETCYAVAETDDRGLAEQLWIAVNEGRMSRCIRRFPIREGEWSEAVARALYLGGETGFDWFWGAYLDPRYPLNDEDFWVVEGVLPRWIAQHEVLPNYASEKLMLLARTLLVTHQGSISLLPALATVVPEVFDPIERRWFQFHALASQSLRQFPQRALESCLTEDQELTLAVAAICPYAPDVLEWWLSRFKEPPPVELVCRLFGKNFDPDRRANLFSKIEKLVGCEGFQAVARLAAADNSPLASVELFRRGERDFDFLLPGLEHGIHDGGYVAEAAEIYALLVRSQPDGATWLSHRMGEKWWNGMSTHWEILLGLLKPSDDSLVNTLVKAMSGTTSFTLSRRPDLISRIQSLLQCGNAATIENDLRTFLSSPNQFERYAAAFLLTIPHFSEFARRIGLERLLDFRANPVIWNNELDEYLLTQKYSSAELLSLESIAVSGPDEPAALAAAILLVNEQKLSDELRQRVIRLSLSYKWPFSCRELVGKTISREEAHGAFIKLVQENGPLSDIAADKLLTEYDLSDDVQKRCIAVVFESVFRASTWEQVEALVSDSEFIQQSEALPFDSPSRLLASSVRSALSSNASTSRIGWRQLVWSAVKQDDLRMMNVSAAPLHLLQIGQEFPTVGDAIGEAATALLGELDWDQVGPESLHWLGVLSDEFGDLSLKVVEQLLKIKPINPKGQGALYARRGEDFVVIPHDRWEVPQTEQLSPPTSSSLRDIAKSETHNVPLRWGLILDWDLLRQEILTQDVEVLVSASPIGALLASALSFILDQQFDPATVSAIQAQGRCRFAFHNDNRDTSLFLTLSRAALRRTENSEAVVKEMLNRLRQKDRFGRPSLSLLTGLAELSPKDLPISVALEAIGEEPTRAATKLLLELLALDDATLAAHHDFINRTIKRLDVKYSHPFVDPFVLFALPALLRRELLHPSTAETAARVVFQGTVLTLNNPNLGHRTGVEIESLTERIHPQVCSCWRKLMVGDPKLSLVATLLQRSTIQN
- a CDS encoding prenyltransferase/squalene oxidase repeat-containing protein, producing MDVNQNAVILWRRLIAVRSIYQQVQRLPTEISRAVSSVTGVTHSSLLDEYPNPEEEDFLKRLEGNFAVFEEELATCLREEVVRSVQGSHSPKLLSLLRSLEQQAFDDLEKLDMGTSKAEAFLLAHRDQFYYNFTASYSVAAYFADSLEETRRLIIGDWKQLMREKKAQGSQYDTLIFWRQGQDGRINAERFRFLESAEITDFRDLEAEIIRTFRRPLHPIHDLWFIGKCSALEHHIRSYIDVALDEILESFESTGYERDFGNFPNGGMVLGTAFGAYALARFGRISIHRNARDKALNWLVGQQHPSGAWGHIELDKAKTTYHPDIWVTLVVLEALRLAHFEAQHTIASGVSWLLAQQHTDGAWYGEKAPVPSDALTLAIFEYLQDASAGAVKGQPLNQLGHDLLQRSREFLLEDRANSLRLAVMTAHQGLEMLLYSWLGALNIRTIDNNASLGVRIATKKIREAFYTKKRLNQGHLMPYESEIERLAYFRDEVVHKGAAVPAQEGFHLIGCIMKFVKWAENELEAVV
- the pglX gene encoding BREX-6 system adenine-specific DNA-methyltransferase PglX; translated protein: MTMTSDAKKALSKTIRDLRGFLLRHLSTATEAEYRLSIKRAHDAGLDEARDTRRRRLEEWMDEQLRADVQTGKKGARTRDDFFHEAILQAAYTLLNRLVILRLMEAAPAGGRALRPTPVLSRGLQSAGYKDFRALAPALVKDDATEGFEFLLKLVFEELASDLPGIFGPAGVADLIPLTPAILNHLVSELNQPELDSCWTDDMTLGWVYQYWNDPAREALDAKLNSGGKVEPHEIASKTQMFTERYMVDWLLQNSLGPMWHATCQKHGWTPLAESSGTLAALEERRKDWRAKREAGPENGGVALTELMPLHTQMEHHWAYYIPQPIPEDAVKHAPETLRDLKLIDPAVGSGHFLVVALDMLVPLYREEAQHRGEQDRDEWQDTAIVERILSVNLHGIDLDPRAVQIAAAALFLKARQIAPNARPENLNLVASNLSLASLADDDPALVQLREEVEQETGIPAALTDTLVHALRGADHLGSLLKINTTVDEALTKYELGKAIPDQGDLLGGFAPKQPRQSLAPEQARETLLDRLEKFLKAHTRGDDLGLRLRGQQLAAGVRFVRMVREGTYDLVVANPPYQGTSKMEDTTYITKNYPLGKADLYAAFLLRGLELVREGGVSSMLTMRNWMFIKQYSGLRQHIFGTFDLRGLGDFAVGAFDEVPNDVLSVVVSVVHRSTHRPDQSIALQPTAPDDNSYDRARTQRKRAATLCHEGRHTFDPLALRVVPEWPLVYWWDETRLTTYGESRTIGDLYQVKQGLCTGNNDRTIRLPWEVNKRAVPLAPTVSDLSSCKLWLPFIKGGEGRVWHEPLSWIINWRCRGLEIRVGAESKTLAARPQNEAFYMKQGVAIQTLGGTFSGRWHRFPSIFGDMARTVFGEESAAILCLLNSRESREIASSLNPTIHFTVGDLARLPFQRDLKSSNIFGVLELSGSLHEAHREPSVEFKKPGPSPWKHVQEWAQIAVDRENDEPLPEYFEELDPEPPTDHLSFALGVALGRFGAHGEGILDPAKDDLSNALPHAILFLDTTLEKDHFRDGLGHNAAKIIHQKWAEFGAEINSKKSLREWLANDFFKDIHRQMYENRPIHWPLSSSNKTFVAWVNIHRMGANTLRVLLADHLHPTMNRIDGALNDLRAARNNPDKKTASAAEKEFDRLTKAKTELEEFIQNVEACAERGAPPTDAKCPEREIDAVYDPTLDDGVMINSAALWPLLEPQWKDPKKWWKELAQASGKKDYDWSHLAMRYWPTRVDKKCQEDPSLGVAHGCFWRYHAERARAWELRLQDEIQADFKITEAPYRPGGRNVNDGGDIPHREAYLRDHALDAIAGVEKEAERRMGRGTNKKLVPTMTILESGLWSNFPAEIWEMELRLSKKQGIEFRLLSPDEEAARTTFATSHPHEVRNRETILRNLVPPEDMFEDDEIVDDDDLDSSDEESPTPDNVLELRPSKREEGKLNVRPERSGLEQLVALREYLYALHFGIREPRVIVARIKEWSLANFDESWRSSTSELASDLGFVDAVGLTLSGFGNDFITGLESQTEVLEKLLPQIRKAAFARVVEAIEAGQHESVFYSEAQPIQEMDSYNEAAYRSSLPGRLRVSEEEEEELVIPDAHQLVMLTRLLEGIALNLKDKDKLRWYLGVKTIRTVDRYTRLGKQVGLIMEDRGLSAMGREFVINSDRRLPIAREAFREWAVIKEVLALYKSISNMDKAAEKVIRARTRLQGETVTKRARSLGNWIVHELKLVQGDLF